In Nitrospira sp., one genomic interval encodes:
- a CDS encoding DNA topoisomerase IV subunit A, giving the protein MARMKVKPNGAVEKKLVGMADVVITAAQRTKDPTFAIPMRALSNVSFNPRKGLIEMGGKTQARSFFNVGMAKKFMQTMLVADALSELQRANLTTSLREIYYRTKHTIRDSHENTFDTQDESDPIIEDLEVSLIALREELHVRAENSGSIVGPVVFGDDGDRVDCAKLGKGGYSVPSIVEPEYLEIRRCTADFVLLVEKGTQWNRLSEDKFWRRYNCVLLTGNGQPPRGVRRLARRLHEEYKLPVYVLVDNDPWGYYIYSVVKQGSINLAFESQRMAIPKAKFIGLSSADPERYELPRNVGIKLNEKDIGRAKELLNYQWFQKPAWQQEIKRMLTSGLKYELDALANKDFQYLTKKYLPRKLKEKDWLD; this is encoded by the coding sequence ATGGCACGGATGAAAGTGAAACCCAACGGCGCGGTGGAAAAGAAACTGGTCGGGATGGCCGACGTGGTCATTACGGCGGCGCAGCGCACCAAAGACCCGACCTTTGCGATTCCCATGCGCGCCTTGTCGAACGTCTCGTTCAACCCGCGGAAGGGACTGATCGAGATGGGCGGCAAGACGCAGGCCCGCTCGTTTTTCAACGTGGGCATGGCCAAGAAGTTCATGCAGACCATGCTCGTGGCCGACGCCCTGTCCGAACTGCAGCGGGCGAACCTGACTACTTCGTTGCGGGAAATTTACTATCGTACGAAACACACGATCCGCGATTCGCACGAGAACACGTTCGATACCCAGGATGAGTCCGACCCGATCATCGAAGATCTGGAAGTGTCCCTGATCGCCCTTCGCGAAGAACTCCATGTGCGGGCGGAAAACAGCGGCAGCATCGTCGGCCCGGTGGTGTTCGGGGACGACGGCGATCGCGTGGATTGCGCCAAACTCGGCAAGGGCGGCTATTCCGTACCGTCCATCGTCGAGCCGGAATATCTGGAGATCCGGCGCTGCACGGCCGATTTCGTCCTCCTGGTCGAAAAGGGCACCCAGTGGAATCGGCTATCCGAAGATAAATTTTGGCGCCGGTACAATTGCGTGTTGCTCACAGGCAATGGCCAGCCGCCGCGCGGCGTGCGCCGCTTGGCCCGTCGCCTCCATGAGGAATATAAACTGCCGGTCTATGTGTTGGTGGATAACGATCCCTGGGGCTATTACATCTACTCCGTCGTCAAGCAGGGGTCGATCAATCTCGCCTTCGAGAGCCAACGCATGGCGATCCCGAAGGCCAAGTTCATCGGCCTGTCCAGCGCCGATCCCGAGCGCTATGAGTTGCCGCGCAATGTCGGCATCAAATTGAATGAAAAGGACATCGGCCGGGCGAAGGAACTGCTGAACTATCAGTGGTTCCAGAAGCCGGCCTGGCAGCAGGAAATCAAGCGCATGCTCACCAGCGGGTTGAAGTACGAACTCGACGCCCTGGCCAACAAGGACTTTCAGTATCTGACGAAGAAATACCTGCCGCGAAAGCTGAAAGAAAAGGATTGGTTGGACTAA
- a CDS encoding DNA gyrase inhibitor YacG: MTTPDRHPPSSYCPECHHPTTWQDNPWRPFCSERCQLLDLGAWAGGQYRIKGSSLTVGGTERSDQGDE; this comes from the coding sequence ATGACGACACCGGATCGTCATCCTCCCTCCTCATACTGCCCCGAGTGCCATCACCCGACGACATGGCAAGACAACCCCTGGCGCCCGTTCTGCTCGGAGCGTTGCCAGTTGCTGGATCTCGGTGCGTGGGCGGGAGGGCAGTATCGAATCAAGGGGTCGAGCCTGACCGTTGGCGGGACAGAGCGGTCCGATCAAGGCGACGAGTGA
- a CDS encoding C40 family peptidase codes for MDGKREAIVRTAMDLIGATTIESHGRRIAYDCAGVTRAVYLAHGIDLYDDGVADGKENGVRLIYNHLRAHGRLHRGPAVQAGDLVFFDNTWDYDGDGLANDPLTHIGIVERAEADGTVVFISRVAGAIERYRMNLSQPHVHRSADGRLLNDYMRRKRRLDQAQTAYLTGELFAGFGTRVIEYRQP; via the coding sequence GGCGCCACTACGATTGAAAGCCACGGCCGCCGCATTGCCTATGATTGTGCGGGCGTCACGCGCGCCGTCTACCTGGCGCACGGCATCGATCTCTACGACGACGGCGTGGCGGATGGCAAGGAGAACGGCGTACGCCTGATCTACAACCACCTCCGTGCGCATGGTCGGCTCCATCGAGGACCGGCCGTCCAGGCAGGCGACCTCGTCTTTTTCGACAACACGTGGGACTACGATGGGGACGGGCTGGCCAACGATCCCCTGACGCATATCGGAATCGTGGAACGCGCGGAAGCCGACGGCACGGTGGTGTTCATCAGCCGGGTCGCCGGAGCGATCGAACGGTATCGCATGAACCTTTCACAACCCCATGTCCATCGATCGGCGGATGGGCGCCTGCTCAACGACTACATGCGCCGGAAGCGTCGGCTGGATCAGGCTCAGACGGCCTATCTCACGGGAGAGCTGTTTGCGGGGTTCGGCACGCGAGTGATAGAGTATCGTCAACCCTGA